The following proteins come from a genomic window of Triticum aestivum cultivar Chinese Spring chromosome 6A, IWGSC CS RefSeq v2.1, whole genome shotgun sequence:
- the LOC123130670 gene encoding putative cyclin-F2-1, with the protein MAVMDPFTADLLSGPSLPGAFSCAADHRMEFDDAYLRAIGALPPLPTVHLAPPHLHHAALKDSVELPATLYAATVDAHLFPPPFEVPLPSLLPDRVVPDSKNTAARPHLSGFEFAPTPADHAAALECSVELPATCQLYAAALDAHLFHPSLEVPAPSLLPDRVVPDCKNSATRPRLSDYDIDIDFNLREMEKNVEERPSPDYLNTVQGDRMSPSMRATLVFWMDDFTRHYDLAPGTLHRAVSYVDRVLSARTLSTARTDMEYELCLLGATAVFTAAKYEERGTRFKVNAAKIADDCGFATSKEVTDMECKMFAALRYELSGPTAYTFVDHFTRYNNGERELEVQRLAHQLAETSLVDYRCLQLMPSAVAASAVFLARLILNPMASQVQKWNREFTKLTGYKPTDLILGIQSLYMMNPDPRFVILPEFL; encoded by the exons ATGGCTGTCATGGATCCCTTCACCGCCGACCTACTTTCGGGTCCTTCCCTCCCCGGCGCCTTCTCATGCGCCGCCGACCACCGCATGGAGTTTGACGACGCCTACCTCCGGGCGATCGGCGCACTCCCTCCTCTTCCGACTGTCCACCTCGCTCCCCCCCACCTCCACCACGCCGCGCTCAAAGATTCCGTGGAGCTCCCGGCGACGCTGTATGCCGCCACAGTCGACGCCCATCTTTTTCCCCCGCCGTTCGAGGTGCCCTTGCCGTCCCTGCTTCCGGACCGCGTCGTCCCGGACTCCAAGAACACGGCGGCACGCCCGCATCTGTCCGGCTTCGAATTCGCTCCCACGCCCGCCGATCACGCCGCCGCACTCGAATGTTCCGTGGAGCTCCCGGCGACGTGCCAGCTGTACGCCGCCGCACTCGACGCCCATCTTTTTCACCCATCCTTGGAGGTGCCCGCACCGTCCCTGCTCCCGGACCGCGTCGTCCCGGACTGCAAGAACTCGGCCACGCGTCCGCGGCTCTCCGACTACGACATTGACATCGACTTCAACCTCCGGGAGATGGAGAAGAACGTCGAGGAGCGGCCTTCGCCGGACTACCTGAACACGGTGCAGGGAGATCGGATGAGCCCATCGATGCGTGCCACCCTCGTCTTCTGGATGGACGACTTCACCCGGCACTACGACCTGGCCCCTGGCACGCTTCACCGCGCCGTCTCCTACGTCGACCGCGTCCTGTCGGCGCGAACCTTGTCTACAGCTCGCACGGACATGGAGTATGAGCTCTGTCTCCTGGGCGCCACGGCCGTCTTCACCGCCGCCAAATACGAGGAGCGGGGCACCAGATTCAAGGTGAACGCCGCGAAAATTGCCGACGACTGTGGGTTCGCCACCAGCAAGGAGGTGACCGACATGGAGTGCaagatgttt GCGGCGCTCCGGTACGAGCTCAGCGGACCAACGGCCTACACGTTCGTGGACCACTTCACCAGGTACAACAACGGAGAGCGCGAGCTGGAGGTTCAGAGGTTGGCGCATCAGCTCGCCGAAACATCGCTGGTGGACTACAGATGCCTGCAGCTCATGCCGTCCGCCGTGGCGGCGTCGGCGGTCTTTCTCGCCAGGCTGATCTTGAACCCAATGGCCAGCCAGGTGCAGAAGTGGAACAGGGAATTCACGAAGCTGACAGGGTACAAGCCCACAGACCTCATCCTTGGCATTCAGTCCTTGTACATGATGAATCCCGATCCTCGCTTCGTGATCTTGCCAGAGTTCTTGTAA